From a single Paenibacillus sp. FSL W8-0426 genomic region:
- a CDS encoding DUF11 domain-containing protein gives MSPESRSLSFNLQNRSLVRFNTDVDDPEQISYSNTVVTPWIGPKLMIRKRCNLFKAALGQTLIYDIEIENEGNLDARVRVIDPLAPGIAFFPNSVLRDGVPLPGASPAEGLPWLEIAAGALLRLHFQAIIVAVPPDLKLVNQAQVQYVFLTPEGREGTGEEYSNTVEVMLVSAKLLVALQVDRAQTFVGDIVKYSVSVRNPGFVAAQQARAIVSLAQGLSFIPGSVVIDDMFAPEVTPDGGIDLGEVLPEAAVIIQFRVQVTGAGTDGKLSAQAILHYASGGEAEASDSNVAVLQVVNPHISFSKKATPAIATFGSKVQYELIVSNEASLAVDAFITDALPPGMIYAEGSTRLNGVRRPGLDPGRGIHLGTLTARSNVHVEFEARIAAERQNPIPFELSNQARLNYTFRLPDSRSVRRLLTSNEAVVELKGPIIGVHVDVVPDLVELGGIVTFHVGVANRGNVAARVQLFDFLPPESTWRLELGPNEGGGPPKHVAPKFLHVGEVQPGSERRISYKVQMSARTQPGLVQGVLLGAYTYEWNGERHAGEETSNAYSIQIEDMDE, from the coding sequence ATGAGTCCGGAATCCAGATCGTTGTCCTTTAATCTGCAGAACCGCTCGCTCGTTCGTTTCAACACGGATGTGGACGATCCGGAGCAAATTTCGTATTCCAATACCGTGGTTACGCCTTGGATCGGTCCCAAATTGATGATCCGCAAACGGTGCAACTTGTTCAAGGCTGCTCTAGGTCAAACGTTGATCTATGACATCGAGATCGAGAACGAAGGTAATCTTGATGCGAGGGTGCGGGTCATTGACCCGCTGGCCCCGGGTATCGCGTTCTTTCCCAATTCGGTATTGCGGGACGGGGTGCCGCTTCCCGGCGCGTCGCCGGCGGAAGGACTTCCATGGTTGGAGATCGCTGCAGGAGCGCTGCTGCGGCTCCATTTCCAGGCGATCATTGTGGCTGTTCCCCCCGACTTGAAGCTGGTTAACCAGGCACAGGTGCAGTATGTCTTTTTGACGCCGGAGGGCAGGGAAGGCACGGGGGAGGAATACTCCAACACCGTCGAGGTCATGTTGGTTTCGGCAAAATTGCTGGTTGCGCTGCAGGTGGACCGCGCCCAAACATTTGTCGGCGATATCGTGAAGTACAGTGTTTCGGTGCGAAATCCCGGATTTGTAGCCGCACAGCAGGCAAGGGCAATCGTTTCGTTGGCGCAAGGATTGTCTTTCATTCCGGGGAGTGTCGTGATTGATGACATGTTCGCGCCCGAGGTGACACCTGATGGCGGGATCGATCTCGGGGAAGTGCTGCCCGAGGCCGCCGTCATCATTCAATTCCGCGTGCAGGTTACCGGGGCCGGAACGGATGGGAAACTTAGTGCGCAAGCCATCCTTCACTATGCATCGGGTGGGGAAGCGGAAGCTTCGGATTCCAATGTGGCAGTGCTGCAGGTCGTGAACCCTCACATTTCGTTCAGCAAAAAGGCAACGCCGGCAATTGCCACCTTCGGGAGCAAAGTCCAATATGAGTTGATTGTATCCAATGAAGCTTCGCTCGCCGTAGATGCCTTTATCACCGACGCGCTTCCGCCCGGCATGATTTATGCGGAGGGAAGCACTCGCTTAAATGGCGTGAGACGTCCAGGGCTCGACCCGGGAAGAGGCATACATCTGGGCACGCTCACCGCCCGTTCCAACGTGCATGTGGAATTCGAGGCACGGATTGCGGCTGAGCGTCAAAATCCGATTCCGTTCGAGCTGAGCAATCAGGCTCGATTGAATTATACGTTTCGTTTGCCCGATTCCCGTTCCGTTCGCCGGCTGCTAACCTCCAACGAAGCCGTGGTTGAGCTGAAGGGACCGATCATTGGCGTTCATGTGGACGTAGTGCCTGATTTGGTTGAACTGGGAGGAATCGTAACCTTCCATGTAGGTGTGGCTAACCGAGGCAATGTGGCTGCCCGCGTGCAATTGTTCGACTTTCTTCCGCCGGAATCGACCTGGCGCCTTGAACTTGGTCCTAACGAAGGAGGCGGTCCACCCAAACATGTTGCGCCCAAATTTCTGCATGTGGGCGAAGTGCAGCCGGGTTCCGAACGACGCATCAGCTACAAAGTCCAGATGTCTGCCCGTACGCAGCCGGGCTTGGTGCAGGGCGTGCTGCTCGGAGCCTACACCTACGAATGGAACGGGGAGCGGCATGCAGGAGAGGAAACGTCCAATGCGTATTCCATACAGATCGAAGACATGGATGAGTAA
- a CDS encoding YolD-like family protein translates to MAKAKVAKRPTRDEFELEELGNQLVEAFRERSVVVLTVWGKEEQLQGVIVKLDSRTRLVHVEDLEEEFMPKVAKVPFLDIMRVDYPRY, encoded by the coding sequence TTGGCAAAAGCAAAAGTGGCAAAAAGACCTACCCGCGATGAATTCGAACTTGAGGAACTGGGCAATCAACTGGTGGAAGCCTTTCGTGAACGGTCGGTCGTGGTGTTAACGGTGTGGGGAAAGGAAGAACAGCTGCAGGGCGTCATCGTTAAACTGGACTCGCGCACAAGGCTCGTGCATGTGGAAGACTTGGAAGAAGAGTTCATGCCGAAGGTGGCCAAAGTCCCTTTCCTTGACATCATGCGTGTGGACTATCCACGGTATTGA
- a CDS encoding YjcZ family sporulation protein yields the protein MSEVLSGDTRGYGYGGFTSVGAILVLFILLVIITKAFLV from the coding sequence ATGAGCGAAGTATTGAGCGGAGACACAAGAGGCTACGGCTATGGTGGTTTCACTTCCGTCGGAGCGATTCTGGTTCTTTTCATCCTGCTGGTCATCATCACCAAAGCGTTCTTGGTATAA